The Streptomyces sp. HUAS CB01 genome has a segment encoding these proteins:
- a CDS encoding ADP-ribosylglycohydrolase family protein: MDWIACDRARGALLGLAVGDALGAPAENMRPSEIRRRWGRIEGFVTDSPAGTDDTEYAIFSGLLLARHGSALTVAHVEKAWHHWIADLDEGPFRGAGFSERGTLENLRRGLAAPITAQHRHAWSDGLAMRAAPFGVFAAGSPDEAARLVAIDGCVSHDGEGIYGGQAVAAGVAAAMAGAGPAGVIGAALSVVPLDSWTSRSLRRAVVAAERAGTDPLGRERTVRSAVVIGGYPWTDLAPEAVGLAFGAFAAARGDFRTSVLTAVNMGRDADTTAAVAGALAGAMSGASAIPPDWAAAIGPVRGSCLPSMRGYHVLDIADLLTPYDDTEALS, translated from the coding sequence GTGGACTGGATTGCATGCGATCGGGCCCGCGGCGCGCTCCTGGGACTGGCCGTGGGCGACGCCCTCGGCGCACCGGCGGAGAACATGCGGCCGTCCGAGATCCGCCGCCGCTGGGGCCGCATCGAGGGCTTCGTGACCGACAGCCCCGCCGGCACGGACGACACCGAGTACGCGATCTTCTCCGGGCTGCTGCTGGCCCGGCACGGGTCGGCGCTGACCGTGGCGCACGTCGAGAAGGCGTGGCACCACTGGATCGCGGACCTCGACGAGGGGCCGTTCCGGGGCGCGGGCTTCAGCGAGCGCGGCACGCTGGAGAACCTGCGCCGGGGGCTGGCGGCACCCATCACCGCGCAGCACCGGCACGCCTGGAGCGACGGGCTCGCGATGCGGGCGGCACCGTTCGGGGTGTTCGCCGCGGGCTCCCCCGACGAGGCGGCGCGGCTGGTGGCCATCGACGGCTGCGTGAGCCACGACGGCGAGGGCATCTACGGCGGGCAGGCGGTGGCTGCGGGGGTGGCAGCGGCGATGGCGGGCGCCGGCCCGGCGGGGGTGATCGGGGCGGCCCTGTCCGTCGTCCCCCTGGACTCGTGGACCTCGCGCTCCCTGCGCCGGGCGGTCGTCGCGGCGGAACGCGCCGGGACGGACCCGCTCGGCCGCGAACGGACGGTCCGCTCGGCGGTCGTCATCGGCGGCTACCCGTGGACGGACCTGGCGCCCGAGGCGGTGGGCCTCGCCTTCGGGGCGTTCGCGGCGGCCCGCGGCGACTTCCGTACGTCGGTGCTGACCGCGGTGAACATGGGCCGCGACGCCGACACCACCGCGGCGGTCGCGGGCGCGCTGGCCGGCGCGATGTCGGGCGCCTCCGCCATCCCGCCGGACTGGGCCGCCGCGATCGGCCCCGTCCGGGGCAGCTGCCTCCCCTCGATGCGCGGCTACCACGTCCTGGACATCGCCGACCTGCTCACTCCGTACGACGACACCGAGGCCCTCTCATGA
- a CDS encoding VIT1/CCC1 transporter family protein produces MSIIETEATLHEAHRDNHTHRDVNGGWLRPAVFGAMDGLVSNLALMTGVAGGSVSPQTIVITGLAGLAAGAFSMAAGEYTSVASQRELVQAELDVERRELRKHPVDEMEELAALYVARGVEPRLAREVAMQLSRDPEQALEIHAREELGIDPDELPSPTVAAVSSFGSFALGALLPVLPYLLGATTLWPAVLLALVGLFACGALVSKVTVRGWWFSGLRQLALGGAAAAVTYGIGSLVGAAV; encoded by the coding sequence GTGTCCATCATCGAGACCGAGGCGACGCTTCACGAGGCGCACCGCGACAACCACACGCACCGCGACGTCAACGGCGGCTGGCTGCGTCCCGCGGTGTTCGGCGCGATGGACGGTCTCGTGTCCAACCTCGCCCTGATGACGGGTGTCGCGGGCGGATCCGTCTCCCCGCAGACCATCGTGATCACGGGTCTCGCAGGCCTGGCCGCGGGCGCCTTCTCGATGGCCGCAGGCGAGTACACCTCGGTGGCCTCGCAGCGCGAGCTCGTCCAGGCGGAACTGGACGTCGAGCGCCGTGAGCTGCGCAAGCACCCGGTCGACGAGATGGAGGAGCTGGCCGCGCTGTACGTGGCCCGCGGGGTGGAGCCCCGCCTCGCCCGCGAGGTGGCCATGCAGCTTTCCCGGGACCCCGAGCAGGCGCTGGAGATCCACGCCCGCGAGGAGCTCGGCATCGACCCGGACGAGCTGCCCTCGCCGACGGTCGCCGCCGTCTCGTCCTTCGGATCGTTCGCCCTCGGCGCGCTGCTGCCGGTCCTGCCGTACCTCCTGGGCGCCACCACGCTGTGGCCCGCGGTGCTGCTGGCGCTCGTGGGGCTGTTCGCCTGCGGCGCGCTGGTGTCCAAGGTGACCGTGCGCGGCTGGTGGTTCAGCGGGCTGCGGCAGCTGGCGCTGGGCGGTGCCGCGGCGGCCGTGACGTACGGGATCGGAAGCCTGGTCGGGGCTGCCGTCTAG
- a CDS encoding ADP-ribosylglycohydrolase family protein, translating to MTLSAHPVASLDDRITGSLVGAAVGDALGGPVEGYTPEQIAERHGGRVQGIVGPWHGEDWRTARPIAPYHKGDGHVTDDTLMTHALVRVYGTVRDHLDAYAVADHLVPDLVSTPRWIPELEAEALPLQRVFLAEKWLAARLHYGHVDPREAGTGNIVNCGAAMYMAPVGLVNAANPAAAYAEALDVAGAHQSSYGREAAGVLAAAVAAACSPGASPESVVETCLSLAKDGTRSAIEAVAEAASRHSDFESALRPLREAVAPFDTVGPDYRAPSLAARRPSRLHSIEELPIALGMLLIGDGDYRRTVLGSVNYGRDCDSIATMSGALAGALYGEEPVPTDWVKTVAEASRLDLHAPARTLTEVAYEVFARDTRRRRVHEAAFARLTDAR from the coding sequence ATGACACTCTCAGCGCACCCGGTCGCCTCACTCGACGACCGGATCACGGGCTCCCTCGTCGGCGCCGCGGTGGGCGACGCGCTCGGCGGGCCGGTCGAGGGATACACGCCGGAGCAGATCGCGGAACGCCACGGCGGCCGCGTCCAGGGCATCGTCGGCCCCTGGCACGGCGAGGACTGGCGCACCGCCCGCCCCATCGCGCCGTACCACAAGGGCGACGGGCACGTCACCGACGACACCCTGATGACGCACGCCCTCGTCCGCGTCTACGGCACCGTCCGGGACCATCTCGACGCGTACGCCGTCGCCGACCACCTCGTACCGGACCTCGTCTCCACACCCCGCTGGATCCCCGAGCTGGAGGCCGAGGCGCTGCCCCTGCAGCGGGTGTTCCTCGCCGAGAAGTGGCTCGCCGCGCGGCTGCACTACGGCCATGTCGACCCGCGCGAGGCCGGGACCGGGAACATCGTCAACTGCGGTGCGGCCATGTACATGGCTCCCGTCGGCCTGGTCAACGCCGCCAACCCGGCCGCCGCCTACGCGGAGGCCCTGGACGTGGCGGGCGCCCACCAGTCCTCGTACGGGCGGGAGGCCGCGGGCGTCCTCGCCGCCGCGGTCGCCGCGGCCTGCTCACCCGGCGCGAGCCCGGAGTCCGTCGTCGAGACCTGCCTGTCGCTCGCCAAGGACGGCACCCGCTCGGCGATCGAGGCGGTGGCCGAAGCCGCCTCCCGGCACAGCGACTTCGAGTCCGCGCTCCGCCCCCTCCGTGAGGCGGTCGCGCCCTTCGACACCGTGGGCCCCGACTACCGCGCACCGTCACTGGCCGCCCGCCGCCCCTCACGGCTGCACTCCATCGAGGAACTCCCCATCGCGCTGGGCATGCTGCTCATCGGCGACGGCGACTACCGCAGGACCGTGCTGGGCTCCGTGAACTACGGCCGGGACTGCGACTCGATCGCCACGATGTCCGGGGCGCTCGCGGGCGCGCTGTACGGCGAGGAACCGGTGCCGACCGACTGGGTGAAGACCGTCGCCGAGGCCAGCCGTCTGGACCTGCACGCCCCTGCGCGCACCCTCACGGAGGTCGCCTACGAGGTCTTCGCCCGTGACACCCGGCGCCGGCGGGTGCACGAGGCGGCCTTCGCCCGGCTGACGGACGCCCGGTGA
- a CDS encoding ADP-ribosylglycohydrolase family protein: protein MRPHTAPSSRSRGPDGGRARPQDTRGAGTGAGGPVSGWGYSPWLHRTAVRPGEAPASQGRTVPPAPAHGVYRARIEGLLLGLAAGDAAGWPAARHRAARMPEWTRRLTRELDTFAEQNATTTLPVPIALNQPPEPLRLGPSDDAEWAAFAAETVLASAGERFDGLDPGRRVRAAVDLAWNALAGKIAAAEARAPEVEAAVPPLRARISVRAGLGNLATGLRPPATGHDNPHYFDDAACVRAAVLAVIHPGDPGGAADLAEFDARYTQDGDGVHGARAMAAAVAAALGGARVDAAVDAALAELPEATEIGRNARHALALARDAEDAFSLVPLLEHQIVDHVYSYGIAAAETVPVALALVTAARGRMGGALPAAACLSRVADSAPALAGALTGALGGGTTVPAAWRDACRTLAGCVLPRLAGTDLVELAGQLAHMIRPPAGSPVTPDAPTSTAQPVAAARPSSPAATPARGAGRATGP, encoded by the coding sequence ATGCGGCCGCACACCGCGCCGAGCAGCAGGTCGCGCGGCCCGGACGGCGGGCGGGCGCGGCCGCAGGACACCCGCGGAGCCGGGACCGGAGCAGGCGGCCCCGTCTCAGGGTGGGGCTACTCCCCCTGGCTGCACCGGACCGCGGTCCGGCCCGGCGAGGCCCCCGCCTCCCAGGGCCGCACCGTTCCCCCCGCTCCCGCTCACGGCGTGTACCGTGCGCGGATCGAGGGGCTGCTGCTCGGGCTGGCCGCCGGTGACGCCGCCGGCTGGCCCGCCGCGCGGCACCGGGCCGCGCGGATGCCGGAGTGGACCCGGCGTCTCACCCGTGAGCTCGACACGTTCGCCGAGCAGAACGCCACGACCACGCTCCCGGTCCCGATCGCCCTCAACCAGCCCCCGGAGCCGCTGCGCCTGGGCCCGTCCGACGACGCCGAGTGGGCCGCGTTCGCCGCCGAGACGGTGCTCGCCTCCGCGGGTGAGCGGTTCGACGGGCTCGACCCCGGCCGCCGTGTGCGCGCCGCCGTCGATCTCGCCTGGAACGCGCTGGCCGGGAAGATCGCCGCGGCGGAGGCCCGCGCCCCCGAGGTCGAGGCGGCCGTGCCTCCCCTCCGTGCCCGGATCTCCGTACGCGCGGGCCTCGGCAATCTCGCCACCGGGCTGCGTCCGCCCGCCACCGGCCACGACAACCCGCACTACTTCGACGACGCCGCCTGTGTGCGGGCCGCCGTGCTCGCCGTCATCCACCCGGGCGATCCGGGGGGTGCCGCCGACCTCGCCGAGTTCGACGCCCGCTACACCCAGGACGGCGACGGGGTGCACGGCGCCCGCGCCATGGCGGCCGCCGTCGCCGCGGCGCTCGGCGGTGCACGCGTGGACGCGGCCGTCGACGCCGCCCTCGCCGAACTCCCCGAGGCCACCGAGATCGGCCGCAACGCCCGGCACGCCCTGGCGCTCGCCCGCGACGCCGAGGACGCCTTCTCCCTCGTGCCCCTGCTGGAGCACCAGATCGTCGACCACGTCTACAGCTACGGCATCGCCGCCGCCGAGACCGTGCCCGTCGCCCTCGCCCTGGTCACGGCGGCACGCGGCCGGATGGGCGGGGCCCTCCCCGCCGCCGCGTGCCTGTCCCGCGTCGCCGACTCGGCGCCCGCCCTCGCCGGAGCGCTGACCGGGGCCCTCGGCGGCGGCACGACCGTGCCCGCGGCGTGGCGCGACGCCTGCCGCACCCTGGCCGGCTGCGTCCTCCCCCGCCTCGCGGGAACCGACCTCGTCGAACTCGCGGGCCAGCTCGCCCACATGATCCGACCGCCCGCGGGTTCCCCCGTGACTCCGGACGCCCCGACGAGCACCGCACAGCCGGTGGCGGCGGCTCGCCCGTCCTCCCCCGCGGCCACCCCCGCGCGGGGCGCCGGCCGCGCCACGGGCCCGTAA